One region of Alosa alosa isolate M-15738 ecotype Scorff River chromosome 1, AALO_Geno_1.1, whole genome shotgun sequence genomic DNA includes:
- the theg gene encoding theg spermatid protein: MATRIDRLAEPKPNLLRFPDRRSVYWLDKLPPQRSGPTNFELSKRWSKLTEGKQIHSKFEQSRRSAEWCVSAAALKALPSDRVCSLALPRLPAVGWQPDRPLLAKLSVAKMAVASPRICELAQPKLGSLPPPLDHPGNGTPLTSASSRIHLLAAPKNDHPQYLPDRPVSWPPSATACEAVASERLQELSQPKPRRGLFEGDNPYTVSPAARAASASPRTQELSLPLARKCRKT, translated from the exons ATGGCGACCCGGATAGATCGACTTGCTGAACCAAAACCCAACCTTCTCAGATTCCCTGACAG ACGTTCTGTATACTGGTTAGATAAACTGCCACCACAACGAAGTGGCCCGACCAACTTCG AGCTGTCCAAACGATGGTCAAAGTTAACAGAAGGCAAGCAAATCCACTCTAAGTTTGAGCAAAGCAG ACGTTCAGCGGagtggtgtgtgagtgcagcTGCACTGAAAGCTCTCCCGTCAGACAGGGTCTGCTCCTTGGCTCTGCCACGCCTCCCTGCAGTTGGCTGGCAACCAGACCGCCCTCTGCTGGCCAAA TTGAGTGTGGCAAAGATGGCAGTTGCCAGCCCCAGGATCTGTGAGTTGGCACAGCCGAAACTGGGCTCTCTACCGCCCCCATTAGACCACCCTGGAAATGGTACTCCGCTTACCTCTGCCTCCTCACGAATCCACCTTCTTGCTG CCCCAAAGAATGACCACCCGCAGTACCTGCCGGATCGCCCGGTCAGCTGGCCTCCGTCAGCAACTGCATGTGAGGCTGTGGCTTCAGAGCGTCTGCAG gagctgTCCCAGCCTAAGCCCCGGCGTGGTCTGTTCGAAGGCGACAACCCCTACACCGTGAGCCCAGCCGCCAGAGCCGCTTCCGCCTCCCCTCGCACCCAGGAACTCAGCCTCCCACTGGCCCGCAAATGCAGgaaaacatag